The genome window GTTCGACTCCAGAAGAGCCGACTGTTGTGCCCCAAGCTGACGAAAAAGTTTTCTCCGCTTTGGCCGAGATCATTTTTCAGGTATTGAATACCCGTGAGGCCGCGACAGAGGTGTCATTCGACGGGCCGGAGAATGTTTTGCTCGGCCTTAAGGCTACGGCCTTGCAACTGCTGGCGGAGAATCAATTTCCGAGCCAATTCCACCAAAGGCTGCTTGTTGGTTTGTCGATGGCGATTACCGGGGCGAGGGATTTGAATCGCCTTGAATTGTGTAGCAACGCCATGAAAAACCTTATCGGTAAGGATCGCGTTCAAGAGTTTGTGAACCGTTGCATAGCTTCAGCCGAACCAGGTTCAACACTCTATCGGAACTTGGGTACGGTCGCCCAGCTGTCGGTTGGCAGGCCTGTAGCAATTACGACTACCACTGACTTTGTGGCCACATGGAGGAAGAAGGCCAGCTAGGTCCTAACTCGGATATTTCAAACCGCACTTAACCGTGCGGTTTTTTCTTATCTCCGCTCTGTTTCCTCCCATATACCATATACCTAATACCATATACCAATTAGTGTGGATAACTCTGTTGTGATGTGGGAAGAAGTGCTATATAATATTCATTAAGTGGGAAGAAGTGGGAATCGGCAAACTGAACCAGTGCTGATTCCCTCAAACATTGGTTTCGAAAGAATATTTTGGAGACCAATGTTTGAGGCAAAACAAAGTGGAGAGACCGCTTCGGTCAAACGAAGTGGCATTAACACCTTAACCTAAATTCTATGCTGATCGGAGAATACCTTCACAGTATCGACGAGAAGAATAGAATTTCGCTCCCTTCGAAATTTCGAGGGGAGTTGGGGAAAAAGGTGGTGATCACTCGCGGTCTTGATAATTGTCTTTTTCTTTATCCGCAAAAAGAGTGGCAGAAAATTTCCGGCAAGCTTTCCGAATTAGGCATGGGCCAGGCCGACTCCCGAGGTTTCAGTCGATTCATTTTTTCTGGTGCGATTGAAACTGCCGTTGATTCCATCGGCCGTATCCTGATTCCGGATTTTTTGAAGGATTTTGCCAAACTAAAAACCAAGGTTGTTTTTGCCGGTGTGGCCAGTCGAGTTGAAATCTGGGATGAAGGCATCTGGGACAACTACAAAAAGCGAATTGAGAAACAAGGTGATCTCTTGGCCGAGAAGTTGGGTGAAGTTGGAGCTTTCTAATTTGACGATCAAATGGCAAACGTTCATATATCTGTTCTGACTGAAGAAGTCATCAATGGGCTCAATATTCACGAGGGTGATGTCATTCTCGACGGTACGCTTGGCGGGGCCGGACACAGCTTCGAAATCGCCAAACGATTTCCGAAAGTAAAAATTATCGGTTTGGATTTAGACCAAGACGCACTATCACGGTCTGAAGGACGACTCAAAGAGGCCAAAGCGGACTTTGTTCTCTACCAGTCAAATTTTCGAGACCTGGACAGCGCGCTTGCAGCCCTTAACATTCCGTCGGTGGACAAAATTCTTTTAGATATCGGCCTTTCCTCAAATCAGTTTGAATCCTCCGGACGCGGCTTCAGTTTCCAAAAGAATGAGCCACT of Candidatus Paceibacterota bacterium contains these proteins:
- a CDS encoding Clp protease N-terminal domain-containing protein; protein product: MSETPFDGIQFAPRAQQVLALARKEADRLNHNFIGAEHLILGMVILGQCKACSVLGKFGISLDAIKLAVLAAIGTGPDQKIPGGAPYTPRSKKVIRLAEKEARRLDHKLVGTGHLLLGILREGEGVAAKVLKELGLIDIEKVRVAILEEVSPGSTPEEPTVVPQADEKVFSALAEIIFQVLNTREAATEVSFDGPENVLLGLKATALQLLAENQFPSQFHQRLLVGLSMAITGARDLNRLELCSNAMKNLIGKDRVQEFVNRCIASAEPGSTLYRNLGTVAQLSVGRPVAITTTTDFVATWRKKAS
- the mraZ gene encoding division/cell wall cluster transcriptional repressor MraZ; its protein translation is MLIGEYLHSIDEKNRISLPSKFRGELGKKVVITRGLDNCLFLYPQKEWQKISGKLSELGMGQADSRGFSRFIFSGAIETAVDSIGRILIPDFLKDFAKLKTKVVFAGVASRVEIWDEGIWDNYKKRIEKQGDLLAEKLGEVGAF